A stretch of Spodoptera frugiperda isolate SF20-4 chromosome 6, AGI-APGP_CSIRO_Sfru_2.0, whole genome shotgun sequence DNA encodes these proteins:
- the LOC118267761 gene encoding uncharacterized protein LOC118267761, translated as MYITASIRSLTPEELRIRRKALRDAIVCIGWLKVLSIICYLSLYMLVVEHSKGTWSTAIQMMILVIIPVQILNGLLLFWGATEAKLSALEFAVWLCVLIAAYNTVLGVIGCIYFIRIGSMFIHFLMAFIFSLLSLSLFTVLCHDVIVIYTFITLAKSPQTFTQPQEIIISVPDLPPPGPKSITHKP; from the exons atgtatataactGCGTCAATCAGATCTTTGACCCCAGAAGAATTACGAATTAGAAGAAAAGCGCTTCGAGACGCTATAGTCTGTATCGGTTGGTTAAAAGTA TTGTcaataatatgttacttaagTCTGTACATGTTGGTGGTGGAACACAGTAAAGGAACCTGGTCCACTGCCATACAGATGATGATATTAGTAATTATACCTGTACAAATTCTCAATGGACTATTACTGTTCTGGGGTGCTACTGAA gcaAAACTATCGGCTTTAGAATTCGCGGTATGGTTGTGTGTATTAATAGCAGCCTACAATACTGTTTTGGGTGTAATTGGATGTATATACTTCATAAGAATCGGATCCATGTTTATACACTTCTTAATGGCttttatattttcacttttgTCATTGTCCTTATTTA CTGTATTGTGCCATGACGTAATAGTTATCTATACATTTATAACGCTGGCCAAATCTCCGCAAACCTTCACACAGCCTCAAGAGATAATAATTTCCGTACCAGATCTGCCCCCTCCTGGTCCGAAAAGTATCACTCATAAGCCCTGA